The Bosea sp. 685 DNA window AGCATCATGGGGCGCTTTTCCACGCTTCCGCGGTGTTCCCTCAGGATGCGGTGACGATCGATGGCGAAACACGCGACTATGCCGGGCGGTTTTTCTGTCCCCGCTGCGGCTCGCCTGTTTTCGCACGCAGCGCCGACGAAATCGAAGTGAACCTGGGATCGCTGGATGCCCCCGACCAACTGATGCCGACCTATGAGCTCTGGACCATCCGCCGAGAGGCCTGGTTGCCACCGTTTCCACTCAAGAGACGATACGAGCGCGATCGCGACGCCACGAGCCGCTTCGAGGATTAGGTCGCGTGAACGGCGCGAGGGCGCCGTGC harbors:
- a CDS encoding GFA family protein; translation: MDRFTGGCRCGDVRIVASGRPYRVGLCHCLDCRKHHGALFHASAVFPQDAVTIDGETRDYAGRFFCPRCGSPVFARSADEIEVNLGSLDAPDQLMPTYELWTIRREAWLPPFPLKRRYERDRDATSRFED